A portion of the Glycine max cultivar Williams 82 chromosome 10, Glycine_max_v4.0, whole genome shotgun sequence genome contains these proteins:
- the LOC102670329 gene encoding uncharacterized protein: MGNNTNDGWEWKLSWRTALFDSEIQMADNFLGELSQQQIQPNREDRCSWKHDQTGYYSTKSGYDLIWEAQMGANQNLDFVDIWKLKIPTLIPKINDPQSFNDYRPISLIGCVYKIVARVLAKRLAAVLPHLIDERQTAFMKGRHILHGVLIANETIAEAKSRSKPCMVFKADFENAYDSVSWGFLDYMLKRMGFCESWRKWINGCLNTATISILINGSPSKEFTPKRGLRQGDPLAPFLFNIVAEGLTGFMRSAVSKNLFRSYLVGSLKEEVNILQYADDTLFFGDATKQNVRTLKCVLRCFEEASGLKINYSKSHFGCLGKSASWCREAAQFLNCSTLEFPFTYLGIPVGVSSKSWIVLQPIVRKFEVKLAKWKQRTLSMGGRITLIISVLSALPIYLLSFFRIPKKVVQKIVSIQRNFLWGSHQEASKIPWVKWDKVCLPKNKGGLGIKDLSLFNAALLGKWGWQLANNQDQPWSRILISKYGGWKELICGGRRNFTSQWWQDLKSIFQQHHNECLTDNLKWRVGRGSSINFWKHKWMEDNCTLQGKYPQLYLISKQQNSSINSMGDFMEGRWEWKLSWRRNFFDHEIQLAADFLVEIDSVHIHQSSRDFLWWKPDTNGVFSTNFAYKVLQEAHHSDSEDNVLNIMWKLKIPPKVSAFSWRLFKNRLPTRDNLRKTQVTLPSYSCPLCDHEEESIYHLMFNCEKTRSLWWETMRWVNRVGSYSIDPKNHFLQFTQWNSKDSTNKRWEFLWLALSFSIWYHRNAKIFKNQPFTPGKIMDDALFHTWSWIKCVEKDFQMHFNFWSTNLKDVLS; this comes from the exons ATGGGGAATAACACCAACGACGGATGGGAGTGGAAGCTATCTTGGAGGACGGCTCTTTTTGatagtgaaattcaaatggcagaTAATTTCCTTGGAGAACTATCACAGCAGCAGATTCAGCCAAATAGGGAGGATAGGTGCAGCTGGAAGCATGATCAAACTGGATACTACTCAACAAAAAGCGGATATGACTTGATATGGGAAGCACAGATGGGAGCTAATCAGAATTTGGACTTTGTGGACATTTGGAAGCTCAAAATACCAA CCCTCATTCCAAAGATTAATGACCCTCAATCTTTCAATGATTATAGACCCATCTCCCTTATAGGGTGTGTCTATAAAATTGTGGCAAGAGTTTTGGCCAAGAGGCTAGCTGCTGTATTACCTCACCTTATAGATGAAAGGCAGACGGCTTTTATGAAGGGGAGACACATTCTTCATGGTGTTTTAATTGCCAATGAGACTATAGCTGAGGCCAAATCTAGAAGTAAACCTTGCATGGTCTTCAAAGCCGACTTTGAAAATGCATATGACTCGGTTTCTTGGGGTTTTCTTGACTACATGCTTAAAAGGATGGGATTTTGTGAAAGCTGGAGGAAATGGATAAATGGTTGTCTAAATACTGCAACTATATCCATTTTAATTAATGGGAGTCCATCTAAGGAGTTTACTCCTAAGAGAGGTCTAAGGCAAGGTGATCCCCTTGCACCTTTTCTCTTCAACATTGTAGCGGAAGGTCTCACAGGCTTCATGAGGTCAGCTGTGTCCAAGAACCTATTCAGAAGCTACCTAGTGggatctttaaaagaagaggtgAACATCCTCCAATATGCTGATGATACTTTGTTTTTTGGAGATGCTACTAAGCAAAATGTGAGAACCTTAAAATGTGTTCTGAGGTGCTTTGAGGAAGCATCTGGTCTCAAGATAAATTACTCTAAAAGCCACTTTGGTTGTTTGGGTAAATCAGCAAGTTGGTGCAGGGAAGCTGCCCAATTCCTTAATTGCAGTACTTTGGAATTTCCTTTTACTTATCTTGGAATTCCAGTTGGGGTGTCCTCTAAGAGCTGGATCGTGTTGCAGCCTATTGTAAGGAAGTTTGAAGTCAAACttgcaaaatggaagcaaagaacTCTATCAATGGGGGGCAGAATCACTCTTATTATTTCTGTCCTCTCAGCCTTACCTATCTACCTTCTATCCTTCTTTAGGATCCCCAAAAAAGTGGTGCAAAAAATTGTCTCCATCCAGAGAAATTTTTTGTGGGGAAGTCACCAAGAGGCCAGCAAGATTCCTTGGGTGAAGTGGGACAAAGTTTGTCTTCCTAAGAACAAAGGGGGTCTAGGGATTAAAGACTTATCTTTATTTAATGCGGCCTTACTTGGCAAATGGGGGTGGCAGCTGGCTAACAATCAAGACCAGCCTTGGTCTAGAATTTTAATCTCTAAGTATGGTGGGtggaaggagttgatttgtggTGGAAGGAGGAATTTCACTTCCCAATGGTGGCAGGATTTGAAGAGTATCTTCCAGCAGCATCACAATGAATGCTTAACTGATAATTTAAAATGGAGAGTGGGAAGGGGGTCCAGCATCAATTTCTGGAAGCATAAATGGATGGAGGACAACTGTACTCTCCAAGGAAAATATCCCCAgttatatttaataagtaaaCAGCAGAATTCATCAATCAATTCTATGGGAGATTTTATGGAGggtaggtgggaatggaagttaTCATGGAGAAGGAATTTTTTTGATCATGAAATTCAATTGGCAGCTGATTTCCTAGTTGAGATCGATTCTGTTCACATTCACCAATCCAGCAGAGATTTCCTTTGGTGGAAGCCAGACACTAATGGagttttttcaacaaattttgcCTACAAAGTGTTGCAGGAGGCTCACCATAGTGATAGTGAAGACAATGTTCTTAACATTATGTGGAAATTGAAAATTCCCCCAAAAGTGAGTGCTTTTTCTTGGAGACTTTTCAAGAATAGACTTCCTACTAGGGACAATCTTAGAAAGACACAGGTCACACTGCCTTCTTATAGCTGTCCTTTATGTGACCATGAAGAAGAATCGATTTATCATCTTATGTTCAACTGTGAAAAGACTAGGAGTCTTTGGTGGGAGACAATGAGATGGGTTAATAGAGTGGGTTCCTATTCCATAGATCCAAAGaatcattttttacaattcaccCAGTGGAATAGCAAAGATAGTACCAACAAAAGATGGGAATTTTTGTGGCTAGCCCTGTCCTTCTCCATTTGGTACCATAGAAATGCCAAGATATTCAAGAACCAGCCGTTCACTCCTGGAAAGATCATGGATGATGCCTTGTTCCACACCTGGTCCTGGATTAAATGTGTGGAGAAGGACTTCCaaatgcactttaatttctggtCAACCAATCTAAAGGATGTTCTTTCTTAA